Proteins found in one Lycium ferocissimum isolate CSIRO_LF1 chromosome 6, AGI_CSIRO_Lferr_CH_V1, whole genome shotgun sequence genomic segment:
- the LOC132060074 gene encoding disease resistance protein RPP13-like, with translation MVDAFVSYAVQKLGDFLIQEVNLRLSLREEVQWLRNELLFMQSFLKDAEEKQVGDQRVQQWVFEINDFANDAVAILETYSLEAGEGDGDGLASRLKLCACICRKETKFYNVSKEIQSLKQRILDISRKRETYGIRDINNVGEGPNNYRPNNQRSGLRRTTSYMDKQDQIFVGFKDVVERLLAELVKAEPRRTVISIYGMGGLGKTTLAKNLYHSPSLTNIFDARAWVCVSQQYNTMDLLKNIIKSIQGRDRETLDLLEKMTDVTDLEKHLQDLLKEKKYLVVVDDVWQREAWQSLERALPDSNNGSRVIITTRKADVAKRADDNGLPHNLRFLTKEESWDLFRRKLLDVKAMIPAMETLARDMVGKCGGLPLAIAALSGLLSHKRGLEEWERVKAHLWRHMKDDFIAISDILSLSYNDLPTVLKHCFLYFGIFPEDRQINAKNLMWLWMADGLIPRGEESMEDVAQDFLNELIRRSLVQVVETSWEEVTECRIHDLLRDLAIQKASEVNFFDTYGPRKHSISSSCRRHTIHGQGERYLTLDFSKLNLRSVTFFDQKGLTLDRIKFRNMFQHLYVLYLENGSNKFTLPDAIGSLYSLRYLSFTGSCDIPSSIGNLKNLLTLHALDEDADNISRLPPEIANLVNLRHLVVAYSEPLQHINKLTSLQVLRGIRCDQWRDVNPVDLVNLRELSMYGIEKSYSLNNISSLKSLSTLELWCEYGESFPALEFLSCCQKLQKLRLLGRIEKLPPFPNSITMMTLSRSYLKEDPMPILGMLPNLRNLELLTAYSGKEITCSDNSFSQLEFLRLVGLFNLERWHLATSAMPLIKGLRIDVCPKLNEIPERMKDEERLEITCLFDNSRGNKSQFLNTISFNCFYSFRLQIC, from the coding sequence ATGGTTGATGCCTTTGTGTCATATGCAGTTCAAAAACTGGGGGATTTCCTCATACAGGAAGTTAACCTGCGCTTAAGTCTGAGAGAGGAAGTGCAGTGGCTGCGAAATGAGCTTCTCTTCATGCAGTCTTTCCTCAAAGATGCAGAAGAAAAGCAAGTTGGAGATCAAAGAGTTCAACAATGGGTGTTTGAAATTAACGATTTTGCTAATGACGCTGTCGCTATACTGGAGACTTACAGCTTAGAGGCTGGTGAAGGTGATGGCGATGGACTTGCTAGTCGTCTGAAGTTGTGTGCTTGCATCTGTAGGAAGGAGACCAAATTCTACAACGTTAGCAAGGAGATCCAATCCCTCAAGCAGCGAATCTTGGATATCTCTCGCAAACGAGAGACTTATGGTATTAGAGATATCAATAATGTAGGAGAAGGACCAAATAATTATAGGCCAAACAATCAGAGATCTGGCTTGAGGAGAACTACCTCCTATATGGATAAGCAGGATCAGATTTTTGTTGGCTTTAAGGATGTTGTAGAAAGATTGCTTGCTGAACTTGTCAAAGCAGAGCCACGCCGAACCGTCATCTCCATTTATGGCATGGGCGGGTTAGGCAAGACTACTCTTGCAAAAAACCTCTACCACTCCCCTAGTCTAACCAATATCTTCGATGCACGTGCTTGGGTATGTGTTTCTCAACAGTATAACACCATGGATCTCCTTaagaatatcatcaaatccatccAAGGACGTGACAGGGAAACTCTAGATCTGCTGGAAAAGATGACGGACGTGACAGATCTAGAAAAGCACCTTCAGGATCTactgaaagagaaaaaataccTTGTGGTGGTTGATGATGTATGGCAGAGAGAAGCATGGCAAAGTCTGGAAAGAGCACTCCCAGATAGCAATAATGGAAGCAGAGTTATTATTACCACGCGCAAAGCAGATGTGGCCAAAAGAGCAGATGATAACGGTCTTCCGCATAACCTTCGTTTCCtaacaaaagaagaaagttgGGACCTCTTTCGCAGGAAACTACTCGACGTTAAGGCAATGATCCCAGCAATGGAAACGCTAGCTAGGGATATGGTGGGCAAATGTGGAGGCTTACCTCTTGCAATTGCTGCACTAAGCGGGCTTCTTTCACATAAAAGGGGGCTAGAAGAATGGGAAAGGGTGAAGGCACACCTTTGGCGGCATATGAAAGATGACTTCATTGCAATCTCGGACATACTATCACTGAGCTACAATGATTTGCCAACTGTGCTCAAACACTGTTTTCTTtactttggtatttttccagaAGATCGTCAGATTAATGCTAAAAACCTAATGTGGTTGTGGATGGCTGATGGATTGATACCAAGAGGAGAGGAAAGTATGGAGGATGTAGCTCAAGACTTCTTGAATGAGCTGATAAGGCGAAGCTTGGTTCAAGTGGTAGAGACATCTTGGGAAGAAGTTACTGAATGTAGGATTCATGATCTACTTCGGGATCTTGCCATACAAAAGGCATCGGAGGTAAACTTCTTTGACACTTATGGTCCGAGAAAGCATTCCATATCCTCCTCATGTCGCAGACATACCATCCATGGTCAAGGAGAAAGGTACCTCACTCTTGATTTTTCCAAATTGAACTTAAGGTCAGTTACATTCTTTGATCAGAAAGGTCTTACGCTGGATAGGATAAAGTTCCGCAATATGTTCCAACATTTATATGTGCTATACTTGGAGAATGGTTCTAACAAATTTACACTACCAGATGCCATAGGAAGTTTGTACAGCCTCAGATACTTAAGCTTTACAGGTAGTTGTGATATCCCCTCCTCCATAGGCAACCTCAAGAATTTACTGACACTCCACGCCTTGGATGAAGACGCTGATAACATATCCCGACTACCTCCTGAGATAGCTAACCTAGTAAATCTAAGACATTTAGTCGTTGCATATTCAGAACCTCTGCAACATATAAACAAACTCACAAGTCTTCAAGTTCTTAGAGGCATTCGTTGTGATCAGTGGCGAGATGTTAACCCTGTTGATTTAGTCAATCTTCGAGAATTAAGCATGTATGGTATTGAGAAATCTTACTCCCTAAACAACATTAGCAGCTTGAAAAGCCTTAGCACTCTCGAATTGTGGTGTGAATATGGTGAATCATTCCCAGCCCTAGAATTTCTTAGTTGTTGTCAAAAGCTCCAGAAATTGAGGTTACTTGGGAGAATAGAAAAACTGCCCccatttccaaattcaatcacaatgaTGACCCTTTCTCGCTCATACCTCAAGGAAGATCCGATGCCTATTCTGGGAATGTTGCCAAACCTAAGGAATCTCGAATTATTAAcagcttattcaggaaaagaAATTACCTGCAGTGATAACAGCTTCAGTCAACTGGAGTTCCTTCGTCTTGTTGGTCTTTTCAACCTAGAAAGATGGCATTTGGCCACAAGTGCAATGCCTCTGATTAAAGGTCTTCGTATCGATGTCTGTCCAAAGCTAAACGAGATTCCAGAGAGAATGAAAGACGAGGAGAGGTTAGAGATAACTTGCCTCTTTGATAATAGCAGAGGTAACAAATCCCAATTCCTAAACACCATTTCTTTTAATTGCTTTTACTCATTCCGCCTGCAGATCTGTTAG
- the LOC132060911 gene encoding histone acetyltransferase HAC1-like, whose amino-acid sequence MLDLLVHASSCRVSHCQYPNCRQVKGLFLHGMKCKIRAAGGCDLCKKVHARTCEESECHVPRCRELKETKQMIMRQHGAEVASGSG is encoded by the exons ATGCTTGACCTTCTGGTGCATGCTTCTTCCTGCCGCGTTTCCCATTGTCAATATCCAAACTGTCGCCAGGTTAAGGGGCTTTTCCTCCACGGTATGAAGTGCAAAATACGAGCTGCAGGAGGCTGTGATCTCTGTAAGAAGGTGCATGCTCGTACATGCGAGGAATCTGAATGCCATGTTCCACGTTGCAG AGAGTTGAAAGAAACTAAGCAGATGATCATGAGGCAGCATGGTGCAGAGGTTGCAAGCGGTTCTGGGTGA
- the LOC132060072 gene encoding inactive leucine-rich repeat receptor-like serine/threonine-protein kinase At1g60630 encodes MEIKNPFLFFFIFSIFSIIFPLIKSSDVEALLALKATIDPSNFLDWKKEIDLCNWQGVKQCKKTRVTKLVVENLNLNGSLDQIALNQLDQLRVLSFKNNSISGQIPNLTGLFNLKSLFLNKNNFSGKFPVSVTGLHRIKVINLAGNKLSGEIPVTLTKLSRLYMLYIENNEFTGELPSLNQPSLKFLNVSNNRFSGEIPVTLTRFNESCFAGNVNLCGGKLHLCPSTSPSYSVSPENVSHHDKRRKKLIIVIVVSVVVGVLLLGVLVAVCIACVRRRRRSKDGKSKGVEAVGGSGGGGEEGTSGGGNGGNNGGKEGAFTWDQQGSEGLGTLVFCGPGDQQMNYSLEDLLKASAETLGRGIMGSTYKAVMESGYIVTVKRLRDSRFPSLEEFRRHVEIIGRLRHPNLVPLRAYFQAKEERLLVYDYFPNGSLFSLIHGTRANSGSKPLHWTSCLKIAEDVATGLLHIHQNPGLTHGNLKSSNVLLGSDFESCLTDYGLMPFRNPDSPEESGASSLFYKAPECRDIRRPLTHQADVYSFGVLLLELLTGKTPFQDLVQEHGSDIPRWVRSVREEETESGDEPASSNEASEEKLGALLNAAMACVSLVPENRPTMKDVLRMIRDARAEAQGSSNSSDHSPGRWSDTVQSLPRDEHLSI; translated from the exons ATGGAAATCAAGAAcccatttttgttcttttttattttctcaatattttctattattttcccCCTAATTAAATCAAGTGATGTTGAAGCTCTTTTAGCATTGAAAGCAACAATAGACCCTTCAAATTTTCTTgattggaaaaaagaaattgatttATGCAATTGGCAAGGTGTAAAACAATGCAAAAAAACAAGAGTTACAAAGCTTGTTGTTGAAAATCTCAACTTAAATGGTTCATTAGACCAAATTGCCCTCAATCAATTAGATCAATTACGTGTTTTATCCTTCAAAAACAACTCAATTTCAGGTCAAATCCCTAATCTTACCGGTCTTTTTAActtaaaatcactttttttaaacaaaaataacttttcagGCAAGTTTCCGGTGAGTGTCACCGGACTTCACCGTATTAAAGTCATAAATCTCGCCGGAAATAAACTTTCCGGCGAGATTCCGGTGACATTAACAAAGTTATCCAGGTTATATATGCTTTATATTGAAAACAATGAGTTTACAGGTGAATTACCTTCATTAAATCAACCTAGTTTGAAGTTCTTGAATGTGTCGAATAATCGATTTTCGGGTGAAATTCCAGTTACTCTTACTAGGTTTAATGAATCATGTTTTGCTGGAAATGTGAACTTGTGTGGAGGGAAATTACATCTTTGTCCTTCAACTAGTCCATCGTATTCGGTTAGTCCTGAAAATGTATCTCATCAtgataaaagaaggaaaaagctgATCATTGTTATCGTCGTCTCGGTTGTTGTTGGAGTGTTATTGCTTGGTGTTTTGGTGGCGGTTTGCATAGCGTGTGTGAGGAGAAGAAGACGATCCAAAGATGGAAAAAGCAAAGGAGTTGAAGCTGTTGGTGGCAGTGGTGGTGGAGGAGAAGAGGGGACAAGTGGCGGAGGCAATGGAG GTAATAATGGTGGAAAAGAAGGGGCGTTTACATGGGATCAACAAGGAAGTGAAGGACTAGGGACATTGGTGTTCTGTGGACCAGGGGATCAACAAATGAATTACAGTTTGGAGGATTTGTTGAAGGCATCAGCAGAGACATTAGGGAGGGGTATAATGGGAAGTACATACAAAGCCGTGATGGAATCCGGCTACATTGTGACGGTGAAGCGGCTGAGGGATTCGAGGTTCCCGAGTTTAGAAGAATTCCGGCGACACGTGGAGATTATTGGTAGGCTAAGACATCCTAATTTGGTCCCACTCCGagcatactttcaagctaaggAAGAACGTTTGCTCGTTTATGATTATTTCCCTAATGGCAGCCTCTTCTCCCTCATTCATG GAACAAGGGCTAATAGTGGTTCAAAGCCTCTTCACTGGACCTCCTGTCTCAAAATTGCAGAGGATGTGGCTACTGGATTGCTTCATATCCATCAGAACCCTGGTCTGACTCATGGAAACTTGAAATCATCAAATGTACTCTTGGGGTCCGATTTTGAATCGTGCCTCACTGATTATGGCCTCATGCCATTTAGGAATCCGGATTCTCCAGAGGAATCCGGTGCTTCTTCCCTCTTCTATAAAGCTCCCGAGTGTCGCGACATTCGAAGGCCACTAACCCATCAGGCCGATGTCTATAGCTTTGGCGTCCTTCTGTTGGAGCTCCTCACGGGGAAGACTCCTTTCCAAGATCTTGTTCAAGAACATGGATCAGATATACCAAGGTGGGTGAGATCTGTTAGAGAAGAAGAAACTGAATCGGGTGATGAACCTGCCTCTAGTAATGAAGCCTCAGAAGAGAAACTTGGCGCTCTCTTAAACGCAGCAATGGCTTGTGTTTCACTTGTACCCGAGAATCGACCTACAATGAAGGATGTTTTGAGGATGATTCGGGATGCTAGAGCAGAAGCTCAAGGGTCTTCGAATAGCAGTGACCATTCACCGGGAAGATGGTCAGATACTGTCCAAAGCTTGCCAAGAGATGAACATTTGAGCATATGA